One Kitasatospora sp. MAP12-44 DNA segment encodes these proteins:
- a CDS encoding AMP-binding protein — translation MQRTLYARFAASAARHPDHPALEIGQDRLSYRELGLLAEGLAARILAAHGGAAGCGGAAPARIGLLAERSPLAYAGYLAVQRLGATVVPLNPAFPAARNERIATAGALDLVLLEGEPPATFPVPLLQLSQHAGPVAALPPYRDEPTGAAYLLFTSGSTGEPKGVPVTQQNADTYLTHVIERYQAGPGSRISQTFDLTFDLSVFDMFTAWGSGATLVVPTRQDLLAPVRWVAERELTHWFSVPSMVSFARRMRALKPGRMPSLRWSLFCGEPLTLQQAEAWAAAAPGSVLENLYGPTELTISCAEFRLPSDRAQWPEPANGTVPIGALFPGLPHLVLGEDGRPADQGELVVRGAQRFPGYLDPADNAGRFLSFDGERAGGYDGTEPLTDQHWYRTGDRVGRLDGQLVHLGRLDQQVKVHGYRIELGEVEAALRSRPGVRDAIVLAAPNGRGESTLTAACTGGGLDPAELTQALRAQLPWYMVPGEITVLAELPLSANGKIDRRAVGATLAALAAPQG, via the coding sequence ATGCAACGGACCCTGTACGCCCGGTTCGCCGCCTCGGCGGCGCGCCACCCCGATCACCCGGCCCTGGAAATCGGCCAGGACCGGCTGAGCTACCGGGAGTTGGGCCTGCTCGCCGAGGGCCTGGCGGCCCGCATCCTGGCGGCCCACGGTGGCGCGGCCGGCTGCGGTGGCGCCGCGCCCGCCCGGATCGGCCTGCTGGCCGAGCGCAGCCCACTCGCCTACGCCGGCTACCTCGCCGTGCAGCGCCTGGGCGCCACGGTGGTGCCGCTCAACCCGGCCTTCCCCGCCGCCCGCAACGAGCGGATCGCCACCGCCGGCGCGCTGGACCTGGTCCTGCTGGAGGGCGAGCCGCCCGCCACGTTCCCGGTGCCACTGCTGCAACTGTCGCAGCACGCCGGCCCGGTGGCCGCGCTGCCGCCGTACCGGGACGAACCCACCGGCGCCGCGTACCTCTTGTTCACCTCGGGCTCCACCGGTGAGCCCAAGGGCGTGCCGGTCACCCAGCAGAACGCCGACACCTACCTGACCCATGTGATCGAGCGCTACCAAGCGGGACCCGGCAGCCGGATCTCGCAGACCTTCGACCTGACCTTCGACCTCTCGGTCTTCGATATGTTCACCGCCTGGGGCAGCGGCGCCACCCTGGTGGTGCCGACCCGCCAGGACCTGCTGGCGCCCGTACGATGGGTGGCCGAACGGGAGTTGACGCACTGGTTCTCGGTGCCGTCGATGGTCTCGTTCGCCCGCCGGATGCGCGCACTGAAGCCGGGTCGGATGCCCTCGCTGCGCTGGAGCCTGTTCTGCGGCGAGCCGCTGACCCTGCAGCAGGCCGAGGCCTGGGCGGCGGCGGCGCCCGGCAGCGTCCTGGAGAACCTCTACGGTCCCACCGAACTGACCATCAGCTGCGCCGAGTTCAGGCTCCCTTCGGACCGCGCCCAGTGGCCCGAGCCGGCCAACGGCACGGTACCGATCGGCGCACTGTTCCCCGGCCTGCCGCACCTGGTCCTCGGCGAGGACGGACGGCCCGCCGACCAGGGCGAGTTGGTGGTGCGGGGCGCGCAGCGCTTCCCCGGCTACCTCGACCCGGCCGACAACGCCGGCCGCTTCCTCAGCTTCGACGGCGAGCGCGCCGGCGGCTACGACGGCACCGAGCCGCTCACCGACCAGCACTGGTACCGCACCGGGGACCGGGTCGGCCGACTGGACGGGCAGCTGGTCCACCTCGGCCGACTGGACCAGCAGGTCAAGGTGCACGGCTACCGGATCGAACTCGGCGAGGTGGAGGCCGCGTTGCGCAGCCGGCCCGGGGTGCGCGACGCGATCGTGCTGGCCGCCCCGAACGGACGCGGCGAGAGCACCCTGACCGCCGCCTGCACCGGCGGCGGCCTCGACCCGGCGGAGCTGACACAGGCCCTGCGCGCCCAACTCCCCTGGTACATGGTGCCCGGAGAGATCACCGTCCTCGCGGAACTCCCGCTGAGCGCCAACGGAAAGATCGACCGCCGCGCGGTCGGCGCCACCCTTGCCGCCCTCGCCGCCCCTCAAGGCTGA
- a CDS encoding 4'-phosphopantetheinyl transferase superfamily protein, protein MTGSVASAARPAGSVTGSVREVAAGVWVLSAPRPCCAESAAHPADLASARVMAPRRRSEFLAGRAALRQLLRTVRPDLADAAVRADPRGRPVLAGHPEVGISVSHDGDTVAAAVAPGRRVGVDVQLPPVAPSDNLLRRCLRERADQLAALPPAGRGGELAWVWTVQEACVKATGDGLAGRPWSIDVPLGRRQGRWGPYTWVSLRDHSPIPLSCAFTDPPADLE, encoded by the coding sequence ATGACCGGGTCCGTTGCTTCGGCTGCCAGGCCGGCCGGCTCCGTGACCGGGTCGGTCAGGGAGGTCGCAGCCGGCGTCTGGGTGCTCAGCGCGCCCCGACCGTGCTGCGCCGAGAGCGCGGCGCACCCGGCCGATCTGGCCTCGGCGCGCGTCATGGCACCGAGGCGGCGCTCCGAGTTCCTGGCCGGTCGGGCAGCGCTGCGCCAACTGCTGCGCACCGTACGGCCCGACCTCGCGGACGCGGCCGTCCGGGCCGACCCGCGCGGCCGGCCCGTCCTGGCCGGGCACCCGGAGGTCGGCATCAGCGTCTCGCACGACGGCGACACCGTCGCGGCCGCCGTGGCACCCGGGCGGCGGGTCGGCGTGGACGTCCAACTCCCGCCCGTCGCACCGTCCGACAACCTGTTGCGGCGCTGCCTGCGCGAACGCGCCGACCAGTTGGCCGCCCTGCCGCCGGCCGGCCGTGGCGGGGAGCTGGCCTGGGTCTGGACGGTGCAGGAGGCCTGCGTGAAGGCCACCGGCGACGGACTGGCCGGCCGTCCCTGGTCGATCGACGTCCCGCTCGGCCGGCGCCAAGGCCGCTGGGGCCCGTACACCTGGGTCAGCCTGCGCGACCACTCGCCCATCCCGCTCAGCTGCGCCTTCACCGACCCGCCCGCCGACTTGGAGTGA
- a CDS encoding acyl-CoA dehydrogenase family protein, which translates to MPDHLALADQLALAGRLDEAARFRQRVEQALADLPPPTPLPHLWRALGESGVPAGLYRRGGPLGPVAEPAHLAALLRAVDARGDNGVTLGVLVQAASAVPVLGSGAGDACGTAYQRVLAGTATVALAATDAAAPGSDLAGLGTEVTIDERGLTLRGGKRWITAACCADYLLVLARQRPGRHFTSFSWVLVPADADGLTVRAADTDLLAGSGTGHVEFDDVRLPADHLVGRPGRGLAVFARHMGTERLAGAYWAVALTSRVLAETQARLARRTVDGRPLWQHEAIRQDLATCLVKVAGLRALHESLGEQIVERQDLAAAALLKSAVGLTVDAVLSRCAQLQGADGLARGGVQQIRAEAGVCGIGGGATELMLSHVADSAEQLLEGLRS; encoded by the coding sequence TTGCCTGACCACCTCGCCCTCGCGGACCAACTCGCCCTGGCGGGCCGGCTCGACGAGGCCGCCCGGTTCCGCCAACGCGTCGAACAGGCCCTGGCCGACCTCCCACCGCCGACCCCACTGCCGCACCTGTGGCGGGCACTGGGCGAGAGCGGCGTGCCGGCCGGGCTCTACCGGCGCGGCGGCCCGCTCGGCCCGGTCGCCGAGCCGGCCCACCTCGCCGCGCTGCTGCGCGCGGTGGACGCCCGCGGCGACAACGGCGTGACGCTGGGTGTGCTGGTGCAGGCGGCGAGCGCCGTGCCGGTCCTCGGCTCGGGCGCCGGCGACGCCTGCGGCACCGCCTACCAGCGGGTGCTGGCCGGGACGGCCACCGTCGCACTGGCCGCCACCGACGCGGCCGCGCCCGGCTCCGACCTGGCCGGGCTCGGCACCGAAGTCACCATCGACGAGCGCGGGTTGACGCTGCGCGGGGGCAAGCGGTGGATCACCGCCGCGTGCTGCGCGGACTACCTGCTGGTGCTGGCCAGGCAGCGTCCCGGTCGCCACTTCACCAGCTTCAGCTGGGTGCTGGTTCCCGCCGACGCCGACGGCCTGACGGTGCGCGCGGCCGACACCGACCTGCTCGCCGGGTCGGGCACCGGTCACGTCGAGTTCGACGACGTACGGCTGCCGGCCGACCACCTGGTTGGCCGCCCCGGGCGCGGACTGGCCGTCTTCGCCCGGCACATGGGCACCGAGCGCCTGGCCGGCGCGTACTGGGCCGTCGCGCTCACCAGCCGGGTGCTGGCCGAGACCCAGGCGCGGCTGGCCCGGCGCACGGTGGACGGCCGACCGCTCTGGCAGCACGAGGCGATCCGCCAGGACCTGGCGACCTGCCTGGTCAAGGTGGCCGGACTGCGCGCGCTGCACGAGAGCCTGGGCGAGCAGATCGTCGAACGGCAGGATCTCGCGGCGGCCGCGCTGCTGAAGTCCGCAGTCGGGCTGACGGTGGACGCGGTGCTCTCGCGGTGCGCGCAGCTGCAGGGCGCCGACGGGCTCGCCCGCGGCGGCGTCCAGCAGATCCGGGCCGAGGCCGGGGTGTGCGGGATCGGCGGCGGAGCAACGGAACTGATGCTCAGTCATGTTGCCGACAGCGCTGAGCAGTTGCTCGAAGGCCTGCGGTCATGA
- a CDS encoding acyl-CoA dehydrogenase family protein: MTAPVLEARAAGRLLPELLAELTDRVAAAAATELARTDREALFPLAALEELRRTGLLGLLVPVQYGGLGGSTADLIEASIKLGRTDLSVAMVFAMHCQQVAAVVRHGSDRIRAELLPEVAAGRSYLASVTTEAGKGGHLLTAQSELDTADGELVVDRFAPIVTGGEHADAFLLTMLSPGATSPSQVSLVYARRDQLGVEASGDWQPLGMRASHSVALRLRGRVPAHQVIGEHGDFRTIVTSVFGPLAHLGWSACWLGTAAGALSRVLRLLRAPESRGRVDLDSELLLTRLSRSRQRLDTVYALLMRTEQTVARGTDLSRPSIQLQLNALKITAAEECYRVVDELVDAVGMRHGYLKDSPTRLEHSLRDLRSAVLNYSNDRLHLADGKLALLDPEVRFA; the protein is encoded by the coding sequence ATGACCGCGCCCGTCCTCGAAGCCCGCGCCGCCGGGCGGCTGCTGCCCGAGCTGCTGGCGGAGCTCACCGACCGGGTCGCCGCCGCGGCCGCCACCGAGCTCGCCCGAACCGACCGGGAGGCGCTCTTCCCGCTCGCCGCGCTGGAGGAGCTGCGCCGCACCGGGCTGCTCGGCCTGCTGGTGCCCGTCCAGTACGGGGGCCTCGGCGGCAGCACCGCCGACCTGATCGAGGCGAGCATCAAGCTGGGCCGGACCGACCTGTCGGTGGCGATGGTCTTCGCGATGCACTGCCAGCAGGTCGCCGCCGTGGTCCGACATGGCAGCGACCGGATCCGCGCCGAGCTGCTGCCGGAGGTCGCCGCCGGGCGCAGCTACCTGGCCTCGGTCACCACCGAGGCCGGCAAGGGCGGCCACCTGCTGACCGCGCAGTCCGAGCTCGACACCGCGGACGGCGAGCTCGTGGTGGACCGCTTCGCCCCGATCGTGACCGGCGGCGAGCACGCCGACGCCTTCCTGCTCACCATGCTCAGCCCCGGCGCCACCTCGCCGAGCCAGGTCTCGCTGGTCTACGCCCGCCGCGACCAGCTCGGCGTGGAGGCCTCCGGCGACTGGCAGCCGCTGGGTATGCGGGCCAGCCACAGCGTGGCGCTGCGGTTGCGCGGGCGGGTGCCCGCACACCAAGTGATCGGCGAGCACGGCGACTTCCGCACCATCGTGACCTCGGTCTTCGGGCCGCTGGCGCACCTGGGCTGGTCGGCCTGCTGGCTGGGCACCGCGGCCGGGGCACTCTCCCGGGTGCTGCGGCTGCTGCGCGCACCGGAGAGCCGGGGCCGCGTCGATCTGGACTCCGAGCTGCTGCTGACCCGGCTCTCCCGATCCCGCCAGCGGCTGGACACCGTGTACGCGCTGCTGATGCGGACCGAGCAGACCGTGGCACGCGGCACCGACCTCAGCCGGCCCAGCATCCAGCTCCAGCTGAACGCGCTCAAGATCACCGCTGCGGAGGAGTGCTACCGGGTGGTCGACGAGTTGGTCGACGCGGTCGGCATGCGGCACGGCTACCTCAAGGACTCGCCGACCCGGCTGGAGCACTCGCTGCGGGACCTGCGCTCGGCGGTGCTGAACTACAGCAACGACCGGCTGCACCTGGCCGACGGCAAGCTCGCCCTGCTCGACCCGGAGGTGCGGTTTGCCTGA
- a CDS encoding acyl carrier protein → MDPRFVELLTPFLKFAAGRELSPESGLRELGLDSMQAIELLFAIEDTFAVSLPDEDMNDTTFATAGNLWNAILGALQTSASPA, encoded by the coding sequence ATGGACCCGCGCTTCGTCGAACTGCTCACCCCCTTCCTCAAGTTCGCCGCCGGTCGGGAGCTTTCGCCCGAATCCGGCCTGCGCGAGCTCGGCCTGGACTCCATGCAGGCCATCGAGCTGCTCTTCGCCATCGAGGACACCTTCGCCGTCTCCCTGCCGGACGAGGACATGAACGACACCACCTTCGCCACCGCCGGCAACCTGTGGAACGCCATCCTCGGGGCGCTGCAGACCTCGGCGAGCCCGGCATGA
- a CDS encoding type III PLP-dependent enzyme, with translation MSAPADTLATALPVALEALAGVPTPAYVYDLAEVRRNHDRLRAALPERAGLYYSLKANPHPALLATLRECGAHPEVCSTGELDAALAAGWPAGDVLYSGPGKRDAEVADALERGVRLFSVDSPHAIEQLDRLAAARALAAECLLRVNDDQPVPGQGLAMTGVPSQFGADTGWVLAEPARFTGGAHAKVVGLHLYMGSNLSEVGALLGQFRQALDTARRLAAVLAEHGVRLRLLDLGGGFGAPFAKSGAAVDLSELRGPLTELLAELGSWSARPPDVSFESGRYLVGTAGTLLTAVLDVKRSHGRTIAVLESGINHLGGNPGLRRLPPLSPHVLSQHSEGQSSEGESSTSTMVTGPLCTPLDTWARDAKLPALRPGDLVAVPNVGAYGLYASLVAFLGHPLPVEAVVDSDRPDRAPEISRLTLTRTSEPTQE, from the coding sequence ATGTCCGCACCCGCTGACACACTGGCCACCGCGCTGCCCGTGGCACTGGAGGCCCTGGCGGGCGTGCCGACCCCGGCGTACGTCTACGACCTGGCCGAAGTACGGCGCAATCACGACCGGTTGCGGGCCGCGCTGCCCGAGCGGGCCGGCCTGTACTACTCGCTCAAGGCCAATCCGCACCCCGCGCTGCTCGCCACCCTGCGCGAGTGCGGCGCGCACCCCGAGGTCTGCTCCACCGGCGAGCTGGACGCGGCGCTGGCCGCCGGCTGGCCGGCCGGTGACGTCCTCTACAGCGGTCCTGGCAAGCGCGACGCGGAGGTCGCCGACGCCCTGGAGCGCGGAGTGCGGCTCTTCTCCGTCGACTCCCCCCATGCCATCGAGCAGTTGGACCGCCTCGCGGCGGCCCGCGCGCTGGCGGCCGAGTGCCTGCTGCGGGTCAACGACGACCAGCCGGTGCCCGGCCAGGGCCTGGCGATGACCGGAGTGCCCTCGCAGTTCGGCGCCGACACCGGCTGGGTGCTGGCCGAGCCGGCCCGGTTCACCGGCGGCGCGCACGCCAAGGTGGTCGGACTGCACCTCTACATGGGCAGCAACCTGAGCGAAGTGGGCGCCCTGCTGGGCCAGTTCCGCCAGGCCCTGGACACCGCCCGGCGGTTGGCGGCGGTTCTGGCCGAACACGGCGTACGGCTTCGACTCCTTGACCTGGGCGGTGGGTTCGGCGCTCCGTTCGCCAAGTCCGGTGCTGCCGTCGACCTTTCGGAGCTGCGCGGTCCGCTCACCGAGCTGCTGGCCGAGCTGGGGAGCTGGTCGGCGCGGCCGCCCGACGTGTCCTTCGAGTCCGGGCGCTATCTGGTCGGCACCGCCGGCACCCTGCTGACCGCCGTGCTGGACGTCAAGCGCTCGCATGGCAGGACCATCGCGGTGCTGGAGTCCGGCATCAACCACCTGGGCGGCAATCCCGGGCTGCGCCGGCTGCCGCCGCTCTCGCCGCACGTGCTGAGCCAACACTCCGAGGGCCAAAGCTCGGAGGGCGAGTCGAGCACGAGCACCATGGTGACCGGCCCGCTGTGCACGCCGCTGGACACCTGGGCGCGGGACGCCAAGCTGCCCGCGCTGCGCCCCGGCGACCTGGTCGCGGTGCCCAACGTCGGCGCCTACGGCCTGTACGCCAGCCTGGTCGCCTTCCTGGGCCACCCGCTGCCCGTGGAGGCCGTGGTCGACAGCGACCGGCCCGACCGCGCCCCGGAGATCTCCCGTCTGACCCTGACCCGCACGTCCGAGCCCACTCAGGAGTGA
- a CDS encoding class I adenylate-forming enzyme family protein produces MSTQPAISVLHQLLDRAADRWPERPAVTSGEQSLTYRELDESSRRLAHWLADGVGLRRGQRLVVSAPTSTLLPVLVYAASRVGVAFSLLHEQVRGLQLEHILDDCEPALLVSDCESSLAAAELRGITALDVESAARHAFDPAFDVHADAHAALPPAPLGVDPVCLIYTSGTTSLPKAVVSTHQQMVFAIQAIQHELAYRTEDVVYSPLPLSFDYGLYQLFLAVHGGAHVWLGRPAEVGPALLANLRRSQATVLPAVPAVADALARLLRRAGDRTLPLRMLTNTGAAMPQEALAALRAAIPALRVHLMFGLTECKRATIMPADEDLTRPGSSGRALPGTEVFVVDDEGRRQPPGEVGEIVVRGPHVMAGYWRRPELNAQRFHRVEGLLPELRTGDYGWLDADGFLYFTGRRDDIYKENGFRVSATEVEAAARRLPGVDSAAVLAPSGGEPARLFVTAVDGLSAAEVLVGMREQIEEFKIPRHCLVLPELPLTGNGKVDRKALAARVREAGDVRTR; encoded by the coding sequence ATGAGCACCCAGCCAGCGATATCCGTCCTGCACCAGCTGCTCGACCGGGCCGCCGACCGGTGGCCCGAGCGCCCGGCCGTCACCAGCGGCGAACAGAGCCTGACCTACCGCGAGTTGGACGAATCCAGTCGGCGGCTCGCGCACTGGCTGGCCGACGGCGTCGGACTGCGGCGCGGGCAGCGCCTGGTGGTCAGCGCGCCCACCTCCACCCTGCTGCCGGTCCTGGTCTATGCGGCCTCCCGGGTCGGCGTGGCCTTCTCACTGCTCCACGAGCAGGTCCGCGGGCTGCAGTTGGAGCACATCCTGGACGACTGCGAACCGGCGCTGCTGGTCAGCGACTGCGAATCGTCGCTGGCCGCCGCCGAGTTGCGCGGCATCACCGCGCTGGACGTCGAGTCGGCTGCCCGGCACGCCTTCGACCCGGCCTTCGACGTGCACGCCGATGCGCACGCCGCACTGCCGCCGGCCCCGCTGGGCGTCGACCCGGTCTGCCTGATCTACACCTCCGGCACCACCTCGCTGCCCAAGGCCGTGGTCAGCACCCACCAGCAGATGGTGTTCGCCATCCAGGCGATCCAGCACGAACTGGCCTACCGCACCGAGGACGTGGTCTACAGCCCGCTGCCGCTCTCCTTCGACTACGGGCTCTACCAGCTCTTCCTGGCCGTGCACGGCGGAGCACACGTCTGGCTGGGCCGGCCCGCCGAGGTGGGACCGGCGCTGCTGGCCAACCTGCGGCGCTCGCAGGCGACCGTGCTGCCCGCCGTCCCCGCCGTCGCCGACGCGCTGGCCCGCCTGCTGCGCCGGGCCGGCGACCGCACGCTCCCGCTGCGGATGCTCACCAACACCGGCGCCGCGATGCCGCAGGAGGCACTGGCCGCGCTGCGGGCGGCGATCCCCGCGCTGCGGGTGCACCTGATGTTCGGGCTCACCGAGTGCAAGCGGGCCACCATCATGCCCGCCGACGAGGACCTGACCCGCCCCGGCTCCAGCGGGCGGGCGCTGCCGGGCACCGAGGTGTTCGTGGTGGACGACGAGGGCCGGCGCCAACCCCCGGGCGAGGTGGGCGAGATCGTGGTCCGCGGCCCGCACGTGATGGCCGGCTACTGGCGCCGCCCCGAGCTGAACGCACAGCGCTTCCACCGGGTGGAGGGCCTGCTGCCCGAGCTGCGCACCGGCGACTACGGCTGGCTGGACGCCGACGGCTTCCTCTACTTCACCGGCCGGCGCGACGACATCTACAAGGAGAACGGGTTCCGGGTCAGCGCCACCGAGGTGGAGGCCGCGGCCCGCCGGCTGCCCGGGGTGGACTCCGCCGCCGTACTCGCCCCGAGCGGCGGTGAGCCGGCCCGGCTCTTCGTCACCGCGGTCGACGGGCTGAGCGCCGCCGAGGTGCTGGTCGGGATGCGCGAGCAGATCGAGGAGTTCAAGATCCCCCGGCACTGCCTGGTCCTGCCTGAGCTGCCGCTCACCGGCAACGGCAAGGTCGACCGCAAGGCGCTGGCGGCTCGGGTGCGGGAGGCCGGCGATGTCCGCACCCGCTGA